The Candidatus Koribacter versatilis Ellin345 genome has a segment encoding these proteins:
- a CDS encoding L,D-transpeptidase family protein has protein sequence MEIGRQFRGSARISAATLVMFVVIGASLSLSAEEPADRIVIEKSAHRMALYRSGLLVHQYKVSLGGQPVGPKTRQGDHRTPEGQYFIEGRNEHSHYYKSLRISYPNATDLQRAREQKVSPGGDIMIHGLPNGERFIGKLHLLHDWTEGCIAVTDEEMDEIWALVRVGTPVEIRP, from the coding sequence ATGGAAATCGGGAGGCAGTTCCGGGGAAGTGCGCGAATTTCGGCCGCGACGCTCGTGATGTTCGTCGTGATCGGGGCATCTCTCTCACTTTCGGCCGAGGAACCCGCGGACCGCATTGTGATCGAGAAATCAGCGCACCGTATGGCGCTGTACCGGAGTGGCTTGCTGGTTCACCAGTACAAGGTGTCGTTAGGCGGTCAGCCAGTCGGGCCGAAAACGCGGCAAGGCGACCACCGCACTCCTGAAGGCCAATACTTTATCGAAGGCCGCAACGAGCACAGTCATTACTACAAGTCCTTGAGAATCTCGTACCCCAATGCGACCGATCTGCAAAGGGCTCGCGAACAAAAGGTCAGTCCCGGAGGAGACATCATGATCCACGGGCTTCCCAACGGCGAGCGTTTCATTGGCAAACTTCACCTTCTTCACGACTGGACCGAAGGCTGCATTGCTGTAACCGACGAAGAAATGGACGAGATCTGGGCGTTGGTGAGGGTCGGCACCCCGGTGGAAATTCGCCCGTAA
- a CDS encoding prepilin-type N-terminal cleavage/methylation domain-containing protein, with product MKKQKGFSLIELLIVVAIILIIAAIAIPNLLRSRMAANEASAVGSVRTINTAEVTYSSAYPDVGFTLTLSRLGGPTGTCATGGSGATSTQACLIDNVLGAGTKSGYTFVLSGTAATPQTTFTLKASPVTVGSSGQRGFYTDHTGVIRYNQSGSATSTDNPLQ from the coding sequence TTGAAGAAACAAAAAGGCTTTTCTCTCATTGAGCTCTTGATCGTGGTTGCGATCATCCTGATCATTGCTGCGATCGCAATTCCGAACCTGCTGCGTTCCCGCATGGCTGCCAACGAAGCATCGGCTGTCGGCTCGGTTCGCACCATTAACACAGCGGAAGTTACATATTCGTCCGCGTATCCTGACGTGGGCTTCACGCTCACTTTGTCGCGGCTGGGTGGACCGACGGGGACATGCGCCACGGGCGGTTCCGGCGCGACCTCGACCCAGGCTTGCCTGATTGATAACGTGCTTGGCGCCGGCACCAAGAGCGGCTATACGTTTGTCCTTAGCGGCACGGCTGCGACTCCGCAGACGACCTTCACCTTGAAGGCCAGCCCGGTAACGGTTGGCTCCAGCGGTCAGCGTGGTTTCTACACTGACCACACGGGTGTGATCCGGTACAACCAGAGCGGCTCGGCGACCTCGACCGACAACCCGCTGCAGTAG
- the coaBC gene encoding bifunctional phosphopantothenoylcysteine decarboxylase/phosphopantothenate--cysteine ligase CoaBC yields MKIALGVTGGIAAYKAAEVLRLLQDRGVTVQVIMTRAAQEFVRPLTFAALSGQKVITEMFGEGNAEPNVDSAVEHISVAQGIDALLVVPATADSLAKFAQGIANDFLSTLYLATAAPVIVAPAMNVNMWEHPATKINLETLRARGVHVIEPGAGYLACGMVGAGRLAEPEHIATETIAILGISQDMVGETVLVTAGPTYEPIDPVRFLGNRSSGKMGYAIAEAAIRRGARVVLITGPTALKPPSAAEVVPVETAEQMRNAVMAHFPDADVVIKTAAVADYTAKHRSDQKIKRKGEMMLDLVPTTDILAELGQRRVKPAQVIIGFAAETQDGVSNAREKLRKKGVDAIVMNDVSRVGLGFSSDRNAATIVTASEEIEIPEMTKLEMAQRVLDLAVKLRASIRSEVTSR; encoded by the coding sequence ATGAAAATCGCATTGGGAGTGACCGGCGGAATTGCCGCTTACAAGGCGGCGGAAGTCCTGCGTCTTCTACAGGATCGCGGCGTGACGGTGCAGGTCATAATGACCCGAGCCGCCCAGGAGTTCGTCCGCCCGTTGACGTTTGCAGCACTCTCCGGCCAGAAGGTCATTACCGAGATGTTCGGTGAAGGGAACGCGGAGCCGAATGTGGACTCCGCCGTCGAACACATCAGCGTGGCGCAAGGAATCGATGCTTTGCTGGTTGTTCCCGCGACTGCCGATAGTCTCGCGAAGTTTGCCCAGGGCATTGCCAACGATTTCTTGTCCACGCTCTACCTCGCCACCGCGGCTCCCGTGATCGTCGCGCCGGCGATGAACGTGAACATGTGGGAGCACCCGGCGACCAAGATTAATCTTGAAACGCTACGAGCTCGCGGGGTCCACGTAATCGAGCCCGGTGCTGGGTACTTGGCCTGCGGTATGGTCGGCGCCGGCAGGCTCGCCGAGCCCGAACACATCGCCACCGAAACCATAGCGATTTTAGGTATTTCTCAGGATATGGTCGGCGAGACGGTGCTCGTTACGGCTGGGCCCACCTACGAGCCAATCGATCCCGTACGGTTCCTCGGCAACCGATCCAGCGGCAAGATGGGCTACGCGATTGCGGAAGCGGCGATTCGTCGTGGAGCGCGGGTTGTCCTCATTACCGGCCCAACCGCACTGAAGCCTCCGTCTGCGGCCGAAGTTGTTCCGGTCGAAACTGCAGAGCAGATGCGCAACGCCGTCATGGCGCACTTTCCCGACGCTGACGTTGTCATCAAAACTGCGGCGGTCGCCGACTACACTGCCAAGCACCGCTCTGACCAGAAGATCAAACGCAAGGGCGAGATGATGCTCGATCTGGTTCCGACGACCGACATCCTCGCCGAATTGGGTCAGCGTCGCGTAAAGCCGGCGCAAGTAATTATAGGATTCGCAGCCGAAACCCAGGACGGCGTGTCCAACGCCCGCGAAAAATTACGCAAGAAGGGCGTTGATGCCATCGTGATGAACGATGTCTCGCGGGTGGGATTAGGGTTTAGTTCCGACCGCAATGCGGCGACCATCGTCACAGCGAGCGAAGAGATTGAAATCCCCGAAATGACGAAGTTGGAGATGGCCCAGCGGGTTCTCGACCTCGCCGTGAAACTGCGCGCTTCAATCAGATCCGAGGTCACTTCCCGCTAA
- a CDS encoding EamA family transporter, producing MKTWYLYALLTVLMWGVWGVFSKLASAYSKPRQILLFQSAGVLAFAVVVLLLERFHIEWSRPGFTWSFLAGFFTFVGFLTFFAALENGKASTVVTLSALYPVVTILLSVIFLHEKVSLKEGLGIVFALVACALLAS from the coding sequence GTGAAGACCTGGTATCTCTACGCGTTACTGACGGTTTTGATGTGGGGTGTGTGGGGAGTTTTCAGCAAGTTGGCTTCGGCTTACTCAAAGCCAAGGCAAATACTGCTCTTCCAATCAGCGGGCGTGCTCGCGTTCGCCGTCGTGGTCTTGCTTCTGGAGAGGTTTCACATCGAATGGTCGCGCCCGGGATTCACATGGTCGTTCCTAGCCGGGTTCTTCACCTTCGTCGGCTTCCTGACCTTCTTCGCCGCGCTCGAGAACGGAAAAGCGTCAACCGTCGTGACACTCTCAGCGCTCTATCCAGTAGTAACGATTTTGCTGAGCGTGATTTTCCTGCATGAAAAGGTGTCGCTGAAAGAAGGCTTAGGAATTGTGTTCGCGTTAGTTGCGTGTGCGCTTCTCGCGTCGTGA
- a CDS encoding YicC/YloC family endoribonuclease has protein sequence MAIRSMTGFAQVKGQFNDQVAFTITLKSVNHRFLDLHLRMPADSDALEMKIRRTFKEKLHRGHVELTLAMERSDGSSLAVNRQLVGGYVNAFREAAREFSVSAEPDLAAILKMPGAMSGSTIDPNDEALEAAILKKLDDGIAKLDSMRAEEGAGIVRELRERMGHLQHATDEVDKLRSAMLHAHLEKIHARMQELIGSHADKDRILQEAAMLAERSDIQEELVRMKNHIQHFLGLLDAPGEAGKKLDFLLQEMNRESNTLLSKTSGVAGEALRITQFGLQMKSEIEKSREQVQNIE, from the coding sequence ATGGCCATTCGATCGATGACCGGATTCGCGCAGGTGAAAGGTCAATTCAACGACCAAGTCGCCTTCACGATCACTCTGAAGTCCGTGAACCACCGCTTTCTCGACCTCCATCTCAGGATGCCCGCTGACAGTGATGCGCTTGAGATGAAGATTCGCCGCACCTTCAAAGAGAAACTCCATCGCGGACATGTGGAACTTACTTTGGCGATGGAACGCTCCGACGGCTCTTCGCTGGCCGTGAATCGGCAATTGGTCGGTGGCTACGTAAATGCATTTCGCGAAGCCGCTCGAGAATTTTCCGTCAGTGCTGAGCCTGACCTGGCGGCGATTCTGAAGATGCCGGGCGCCATGAGCGGATCGACCATCGATCCCAACGACGAAGCACTCGAAGCCGCAATTCTAAAGAAGCTCGACGACGGCATTGCGAAACTCGACAGCATGCGTGCTGAAGAAGGCGCGGGGATCGTCCGTGAACTGCGAGAGCGGATGGGACACCTCCAGCACGCAACCGACGAGGTCGACAAGCTTCGGTCTGCCATGCTGCATGCTCATCTCGAAAAAATCCATGCCAGAATGCAGGAACTCATCGGAAGTCACGCCGACAAAGACCGCATCCTTCAAGAGGCTGCGATGTTGGCAGAACGGTCTGACATCCAGGAAGAACTGGTGCGAATGAAAAACCACATCCAGCACTTCCTTGGCTTGCTCGATGCACCCGGTGAGGCGGGCAAAAAGCTCGATTTCCTCCTGCAGGAAATGAACCGCGAATCAAACACCTTGCTCTCCAAGACTTCCGGAGTCGCCGGCGAAGCGCTGCGTATCACACAGTTCGGCCTGCAGATGAAAAGCGAGATTGAGAAATCGCGCGAACAGGTGCAGAACATCGAATGA
- the rpoZ gene encoding DNA-directed RNA polymerase subunit omega, whose translation MKLMTGFDSNYRYILVAARRARQIQNGAHPTIDTQTKKSCRIAEEEVKAGNIQWYIPEKKTAAEIAKEQLDQAIPDA comes from the coding sequence ATGAAGCTGATGACCGGTTTCGACAGCAACTATCGATATATTCTGGTGGCCGCACGTCGCGCCCGCCAGATCCAGAATGGCGCCCATCCGACGATCGATACGCAGACCAAAAAGTCCTGCCGGATCGCCGAGGAAGAAGTAAAGGCCGGCAATATCCAGTGGTACATCCCTGAGAAAAAGACGGCCGCCGAGATTGCCAAGGAGCAACTCGACCAGGCGATACCGGACGCCTAG
- the priA gene encoding replication restart helicase PriA, whose amino-acid sequence MARFCDVALPVPLDQSFTYRFEGAEPAVGVRVVVPFRQQKLSGIVVAVHDSPPSVEAKLILRVLDTEPVLNEQLLELGRWIAGYYIAPIGEVYRTMLPLNAEFRRAHGYRITERGQEALYASAEIGSSLRAKKDTEHQMLEYAVLNHLADGEVVREQSLRSATQASREIFRTMLSKKWIDREDLSAVRDATRTVSVAALKEITGKINANQEAILLALKAAGGRLRVDAMRDLEANGKPVPRSTLSTLVKRDIVEIVEEPAGFRISSLKPRKLEFLFTPAQQDALRFINTGVDSGKFTSALLHGVTGSGKTAVYLSAMQEVLGAGRSAILLVPEIGLTPAVAADLHEVFGEQVAILHSGLSDDERAEQWHQIRRGEKRIVVGTRSAVFAPVSDLALLIVDEEHDHSYKQEEVPRYHARDVAVVRAKMAGATVVLGSATPSMETYFNAEKGKYALLSLPGRVQARPLPEVEVIDMRLEFQETGHESVLSRKLVEEVNERLERGEQAMILLNRRGFANFVLCRACGKTIQCRNCAIALTFHKRDRKLMCHYCGYLAPVPRTCPECHSEHIQFFGMGSEKLEELLHGAFPKARIGRLDRDTVRGRDDLENILTALHHGEIDLLVGTQMIAKGHDIHGVTLVGVVGADAALGMPDFRAAERTFQLLTQVAGRAGRGNTPGKVLMQSYHPDHYVVDYAAKHDFQGFYEKESRLRSWMHYPPYTSLANVLVRSDRVNNALTWSGLIGKWFETVPHEGVRVMGPAAAPIERLKNDYRYHFILKSRSREQLNSVLRALIAFSSAKKIPRTAVIVDVDALSLM is encoded by the coding sequence ATGGCGCGCTTCTGTGATGTAGCCCTGCCGGTACCACTCGACCAGAGTTTCACCTATCGTTTTGAAGGCGCTGAACCTGCCGTTGGCGTACGCGTAGTGGTGCCGTTTCGCCAGCAGAAGCTTTCCGGCATCGTCGTGGCCGTTCATGACAGCCCTCCGTCGGTAGAGGCCAAGCTTATTCTGCGCGTGCTCGACACCGAGCCCGTCCTCAATGAACAACTGCTTGAACTCGGCCGCTGGATTGCCGGCTACTACATCGCGCCAATCGGCGAAGTGTATCGAACGATGCTGCCCCTCAATGCCGAGTTTCGCCGTGCTCACGGCTATCGCATTACCGAGAGGGGCCAGGAAGCCCTCTATGCGTCCGCTGAAATCGGCTCGTCCCTTCGCGCAAAGAAAGATACCGAGCATCAGATGCTCGAGTATGCCGTGCTCAACCACCTTGCGGATGGGGAAGTGGTGCGCGAGCAATCGCTCCGAAGTGCGACCCAGGCCTCGCGAGAAATCTTTCGCACCATGCTCAGCAAGAAATGGATCGACCGCGAAGATCTATCCGCAGTGCGTGATGCCACGCGAACCGTTTCGGTGGCTGCACTAAAAGAGATCACTGGCAAGATAAACGCCAATCAGGAAGCCATTTTGTTGGCGCTGAAAGCGGCAGGCGGCAGGCTTCGTGTGGACGCCATGCGCGATCTGGAAGCCAACGGAAAGCCCGTTCCACGCAGCACGCTCTCGACCTTGGTGAAACGCGACATCGTCGAGATTGTCGAAGAGCCTGCCGGTTTTCGCATTTCCTCTCTCAAGCCGCGAAAGTTGGAATTCCTCTTCACGCCCGCGCAGCAGGATGCCCTACGGTTCATCAACACCGGCGTTGATTCCGGAAAGTTCACCTCGGCGCTGCTTCATGGCGTCACCGGGTCCGGCAAGACGGCGGTGTATTTGTCAGCCATGCAGGAAGTGCTCGGCGCCGGCCGATCAGCAATTCTGCTCGTGCCGGAAATTGGTCTAACGCCAGCCGTTGCTGCCGACCTCCACGAGGTCTTCGGCGAGCAAGTGGCAATCCTGCACTCCGGTCTGTCAGACGATGAACGCGCTGAGCAATGGCACCAGATTCGTCGCGGCGAAAAACGCATAGTGGTCGGAACCCGCTCCGCGGTCTTCGCACCGGTGAGTGATCTCGCTTTGCTCATCGTCGACGAAGAACACGATCACTCCTACAAGCAGGAGGAAGTTCCCCGTTACCATGCTCGCGACGTAGCTGTCGTTCGCGCCAAGATGGCCGGAGCGACCGTAGTTCTCGGTTCCGCCACGCCCTCAATGGAAACCTACTTTAACGCGGAGAAAGGGAAATACGCGCTCCTCTCTTTGCCGGGCCGGGTCCAGGCTAGGCCATTGCCCGAGGTCGAGGTCATCGACATGCGCCTCGAATTTCAGGAAACCGGCCACGAATCGGTCCTGTCGAGGAAGTTGGTCGAAGAGGTGAACGAGCGACTCGAACGTGGCGAGCAGGCGATGATTCTGCTGAATCGCCGTGGTTTCGCAAACTTCGTTCTCTGCCGCGCGTGCGGGAAGACGATCCAGTGCCGCAACTGTGCCATCGCGCTCACCTTCCACAAACGAGACCGCAAACTGATGTGCCATTACTGCGGCTATCTCGCACCCGTTCCGCGCACCTGTCCGGAGTGCCACAGCGAGCATATTCAGTTCTTTGGGATGGGCTCGGAGAAACTGGAAGAACTACTGCACGGAGCGTTCCCGAAGGCGCGTATTGGCCGCCTCGACCGCGACACCGTTCGAGGTCGCGACGACTTGGAGAACATCCTGACCGCCCTGCATCACGGAGAGATCGACCTTCTCGTCGGAACCCAGATGATCGCCAAAGGGCACGACATCCACGGCGTGACCTTAGTCGGCGTTGTCGGAGCGGATGCTGCGCTCGGAATGCCGGATTTCCGAGCGGCGGAAAGGACCTTTCAGTTGCTCACCCAGGTCGCCGGACGCGCCGGACGCGGGAACACTCCAGGCAAAGTGCTGATGCAGAGCTATCACCCCGATCACTACGTGGTTGATTACGCCGCAAAGCATGATTTTCAGGGGTTTTATGAGAAGGAGTCTCGCCTGCGCAGCTGGATGCACTACCCGCCCTACACCAGCCTTGCCAATGTTCTCGTGAGAAGCGATCGTGTGAACAACGCACTGACATGGTCCGGACTTATCGGTAAGTGGTTTGAAACCGTTCCGCACGAAGGCGTCAGGGTGATGGGACCCGCCGCCGCTCCAATCGAGAGACTCAAGAACGACTACCGTTATCACTTCATTCTCAAATCTAGGTCGCGAGAACAGCTAAATAGCGTTTTACGCGCTCTGATCGCGTTTTCCTCGGCCAAAAAGATCCCTCGAACTGCGGTGATCGTCGACGTTGATGCGCTCAGTCTGATGTAG
- the rapZ gene encoding RNase adapter RapZ → MPLRKTKKKKVLPKSPRAPKLQPSELVIITGLSGSGKASVLKAFEDLGYYCVDNLPVDLVPQFADLVADSPEINRAALVLDIREGQGLDRLPATLRSVRQIVKSNVVFLEADDEILLRRFSETRRPHPLGISMPVKASIESERRRLAPIRKVADMMIDTSKFNVHELRALIFDRFGHARTQDHKKILVSCVSFGFRKGVPDDADLLFDVRFLPNPHFVPEFRPFTGRHPKVAKYIRSFPQTQEFINRISELLVYLLPHYISEGKSYLTIAFGCTGGQHRSVMIAEDVKKRLATAGYNVKVVHRDSPK, encoded by the coding sequence ATGCCGCTTCGCAAGACAAAGAAGAAGAAGGTGTTGCCGAAGAGCCCTCGGGCGCCAAAGCTGCAGCCTTCGGAATTGGTGATCATTACCGGGTTAAGCGGTTCCGGTAAGGCCTCAGTGCTCAAAGCCTTTGAGGACCTCGGATATTACTGCGTCGACAACCTGCCCGTGGATTTGGTTCCGCAGTTTGCTGATCTGGTTGCCGACTCACCGGAGATCAACCGCGCAGCTCTCGTATTGGATATCCGTGAGGGTCAAGGCCTCGATCGACTACCCGCCACGCTCCGCTCCGTCCGCCAGATCGTGAAATCAAATGTGGTTTTCCTTGAGGCCGACGACGAAATTCTTCTCCGCCGGTTCAGCGAGACTCGAAGGCCCCATCCCCTCGGAATCTCGATGCCCGTGAAGGCGTCCATCGAAAGTGAGAGGCGGCGTCTTGCTCCGATCCGGAAAGTGGCGGACATGATGATCGACACCTCAAAATTCAACGTTCACGAATTACGGGCGCTGATTTTCGATCGCTTCGGGCATGCACGCACTCAGGATCATAAGAAGATACTGGTCTCATGCGTGAGCTTCGGATTCCGCAAAGGAGTGCCTGACGATGCCGACCTCCTGTTTGATGTGCGGTTCCTGCCGAACCCCCACTTTGTACCTGAATTTCGGCCATTTACCGGGCGTCATCCAAAGGTCGCGAAGTATATTCGATCGTTCCCGCAGACGCAGGAGTTCATTAACCGCATCTCCGAACTTTTGGTTTATTTGCTGCCGCACTACATCAGCGAAGGGAAGAGCTATTTAACCATCGCGTTCGGATGTACCGGCGGCCAGCACCGCTCGGTCATGATTGCCGAAGACGTAAAGAAGCGTCTTGCAACCGCAGGCTACAACGTAAAAGTCGTGCATCGCGACTCGCCAAAATAG
- a CDS encoding ABC transporter ATP-binding protein encodes MRQLKPLLHYLKPYWFQVGVSVILLAFVGLLQAFRLLLIGPVFQRVLHPSISNEEIALFKLPGTHYVFHLQKVVPDALHNDWTVVAFALVVSTLLKGICDYAGTYLVNYGGFGMVTDLRNDVYDAVLRRSAAFFSKNATGKLISTIINDIERVQFAMSSVLAEMMQQFFTFFFTAAVVVINGRKLSWILLIFLPIIIGSSRKVGRSVRTTTRKGQDRLAEIQNILHETITGVRIVKAFGMELWEILRFRSAAKRLFKANLRSVSAAAISSPLMDVLGAIAVALLLLVGRQQIKTGYMDLPQFMTFIVAVFSLYDPVRKFAGFYNNFQQAIGASSGIVEFMHAEDEVREKASARELKPFEKTIRFDHVSFAYGSDADCREILRDIDFAVKRGEVLAIVGSSGAGKTTLVHLLPRFFDVSSGVVTIDGQDIRDVTVASLRKQIGIVTQETILFNDTVRNNIAYGQPHVSQEQVEAAAKAALAHDFILNLPEGYNTIIGERGVRLSGGERQRLAIARAILKNAPILILDEATSALDAESESLVASALQNLMTGRTVFVIAHRLSTVRRADRILVLEKGVIADSGSHEDLMSHLGTYRKLYDLQFVDFDGSNGEANGHAVHVPLPDTRTT; translated from the coding sequence ATGCGCCAACTGAAACCTTTGTTGCATTACCTTAAGCCGTACTGGTTTCAGGTGGGTGTCTCCGTAATACTCCTCGCGTTTGTGGGGCTGCTCCAAGCCTTTCGGCTCTTACTCATCGGCCCGGTTTTCCAGCGCGTTCTCCATCCCTCGATTTCGAACGAAGAAATCGCCCTCTTCAAGCTGCCGGGAACCCACTACGTCTTCCATCTACAGAAAGTCGTGCCGGATGCGCTGCATAACGACTGGACCGTAGTCGCATTTGCGCTCGTTGTCTCCACATTGCTGAAAGGAATCTGCGACTACGCCGGAACCTATCTCGTGAATTATGGCGGGTTCGGCATGGTTACCGATCTGCGCAACGACGTTTACGACGCCGTATTGCGACGCTCGGCGGCATTCTTCTCGAAAAATGCGACTGGCAAGCTGATCTCGACCATCATCAACGACATTGAACGCGTGCAGTTCGCGATGTCGAGCGTGCTCGCCGAGATGATGCAGCAATTCTTCACGTTTTTCTTTACCGCTGCCGTCGTGGTGATCAACGGACGGAAGCTGTCATGGATCCTTCTCATTTTCCTACCGATCATCATCGGTTCGAGCCGAAAGGTCGGCCGCAGTGTTCGCACTACGACCCGCAAAGGACAAGACCGGCTCGCTGAGATTCAGAACATCCTGCATGAAACGATCACTGGCGTCCGAATTGTCAAAGCCTTCGGGATGGAGTTGTGGGAAATCCTTCGCTTCCGTAGCGCGGCGAAGCGCTTGTTCAAGGCGAACCTTCGTTCTGTGAGTGCTGCCGCCATAAGTTCGCCCTTGATGGATGTACTTGGCGCGATCGCGGTGGCTTTGCTCCTCCTGGTGGGGCGCCAGCAGATCAAGACCGGCTACATGGATCTTCCGCAGTTCATGACCTTCATCGTGGCAGTCTTCAGCCTTTACGATCCAGTCCGCAAGTTCGCAGGTTTCTATAACAACTTCCAGCAGGCCATCGGCGCCTCGTCGGGCATCGTGGAATTCATGCATGCCGAAGATGAGGTGCGAGAGAAGGCTAGTGCTCGCGAGTTGAAGCCTTTCGAGAAGACGATCCGCTTCGATCATGTGAGTTTCGCCTATGGGAGCGATGCTGATTGCCGCGAGATCCTGCGCGACATCGATTTTGCGGTGAAACGCGGTGAAGTTCTTGCGATCGTTGGCTCCAGCGGGGCAGGCAAGACCACTCTCGTTCATCTGCTTCCCCGATTTTTCGACGTAAGTTCCGGAGTCGTGACCATCGACGGCCAGGACATTCGTGATGTGACCGTAGCTTCATTGCGCAAGCAAATCGGCATCGTGACGCAGGAAACTATCCTGTTTAACGACACGGTGCGCAATAATATTGCCTACGGTCAGCCGCACGTCTCGCAAGAGCAAGTGGAAGCAGCAGCGAAGGCCGCCCTCGCCCACGACTTCATTCTGAATCTGCCGGAAGGCTACAACACCATCATCGGTGAACGGGGCGTGCGATTGAGCGGCGGCGAGCGCCAACGATTAGCGATTGCTCGGGCAATCCTTAAAAACGCGCCAATACTCATCCTCGACGAAGCAACGTCCGCGCTGGATGCCGAAAGCGAATCTCTAGTCGCTTCCGCGTTGCAAAACCTGATGACAGGACGTACCGTGTTCGTCATCGCTCACCGTCTTTCGACGGTTCGACGGGCGGACCGCATTCTGGTACTTGAAAAAGGCGTAATTGCGGATTCTGGGAGCCATGAAGACCTCATGTCGCATCTCGGGACCTACCGCAAGTTGTATGATCTGCAATTCGTAGATTTTGACGGAAGCAACGGCGAAGCGAACGGCCATGCTGTGCACGTTCCGCTCCCCGACACTCGCACGACCTAA
- the gmk gene encoding guanylate kinase — protein MSGTIFIISAPSGSGKSSLVNELRHVVPGLEFSISYTTRAPRGSEQNGREYFFVTREKFDAMLAADEFLEHAEVFGECYGTAKHFVTEALARGNDLVLDIDVQGAAQLKVKLPDAVGIFILPPSRKELEARLKRRNLSDHVAPEVIERRLKGAGKEIENFSHYDYILVNDNFETAVEQLRAIVLAERIRRSSTQISEENRAILEAAECCIRKNAMQRVQSILDSFKDATDPQP, from the coding sequence ATGAGCGGCACTATCTTCATCATCTCCGCGCCTTCAGGATCCGGAAAGTCGTCGCTGGTGAACGAACTCCGTCATGTTGTTCCGGGCCTCGAATTCTCAATTTCTTATACAACACGTGCTCCCCGGGGAAGCGAGCAGAACGGTCGGGAATACTTCTTCGTCACGCGCGAGAAGTTCGACGCGATGCTCGCTGCCGACGAATTTCTTGAGCATGCCGAGGTGTTTGGCGAATGCTATGGGACTGCGAAGCATTTCGTGACCGAAGCTTTGGCCCGCGGAAACGATCTGGTCCTGGACATCGACGTCCAGGGCGCCGCGCAACTCAAGGTCAAACTGCCAGATGCAGTCGGCATTTTTATCCTGCCACCCTCCCGCAAAGAACTGGAAGCGCGGCTAAAGCGACGCAATCTCTCCGACCACGTAGCGCCCGAGGTCATCGAGCGGCGTCTCAAGGGCGCAGGCAAGGAGATTGAGAATTTCAGCCATTATGACTATATTCTCGTGAACGACAACTTCGAGACGGCCGTGGAACAGCTTCGGGCGATCGTGCTCGCAGAGCGAATTCGCCGCTCCAGCACACAGATTTCCGAAGAAAATCGGGCTATACTTGAAGCCGCTGAGTGCTGTATCCGCAAAAATGCGATGCAGCGAGTGCAGTCGATTTTGGATTCGTTTAAGGATGCAACGGACCCCCAGCCGTGA
- a CDS encoding uracil-DNA glycosylase: MARTLDQNALSARLEFYREMGIYGLYRRPVDATAVSENPETPDEQYLPKKKEVTVTAEKTLNVLQPTLSKPDGLKAIREDLGDCTRCVLHKQGRKQIVFGVGNPSAELMFVGEGPGADEDEQGIPFIGRAGQLLTNMITNGMGLKREDVYIANVVKCRPPGNRTPEREECDTCSPFLFRQIEVIQPKMIVALGAVAAKTLLGVNEAMARLRGQIYDFSTPRRPGSDLYDGKLVVTYHPAYLLRDPRQKSEAWKDLQIVMRYLGIPMPAKKSAE; the protein is encoded by the coding sequence ATGGCCCGAACCTTGGATCAGAATGCTCTGTCCGCTCGTCTGGAGTTCTATCGCGAAATGGGGATTTACGGCCTCTATCGTCGGCCCGTCGATGCGACAGCTGTCAGCGAAAATCCCGAAACGCCGGACGAACAATATTTGCCCAAGAAAAAAGAAGTCACCGTCACAGCCGAAAAAACGTTGAACGTTCTCCAGCCGACGCTCTCGAAACCCGATGGCTTGAAAGCAATCCGGGAAGACCTTGGCGATTGCACCCGCTGTGTGCTGCATAAGCAGGGGAGAAAGCAAATCGTCTTCGGTGTAGGGAACCCGAGTGCCGAGCTCATGTTCGTTGGCGAAGGTCCGGGCGCGGACGAAGACGAACAGGGAATTCCCTTCATCGGACGAGCCGGCCAGTTGCTGACAAATATGATCACGAACGGCATGGGGCTGAAACGAGAAGATGTTTACATCGCGAACGTTGTGAAGTGTCGTCCGCCCGGAAATCGCACTCCGGAACGCGAGGAATGCGATACCTGCTCACCGTTCTTGTTCCGCCAGATCGAAGTCATCCAGCCAAAGATGATCGTAGCCCTTGGTGCCGTGGCCGCGAAAACGCTGCTCGGAGTGAATGAGGCTATGGCCCGGCTTCGCGGGCAGATTTACGATTTCTCGACGCCCCGCCGGCCCGGCAGCGATCTCTACGACGGCAAACTGGTCGTCACTTACCACCCCGCATACCTGTTGCGCGACCCCCGACAGAAGTCGGAAGCATGGAAAGACCTCCAGATCGTGATGCGCTATCTCGGGATTCCCATGCCAGCGAAGAAATCCGCCGAGTAG